One Sphingomonas sp. OV641 genomic window carries:
- a CDS encoding SulP family inorganic anion transporter: protein MTQAAAERPGVSIPSIKFLGRDLTASIVVFLVAMPLCMGIAVASGVAPEKGLITGIIGGIVVGALAGSPLQVSGPAAGLAVIVFELVRDQGLSALGPILILAGAIQVAAGIFRLGGWFRAISPAVVHGMLAGIGVLIVVGQFHVLFDARPLSSGPENLAAMPGRLLGLSSDIRATELAFMLALVTIIAMVGWEKFRPQSLRLLPGALVGVLAATVLTLIFGFDVAKVVVPESIVAAIAPPESGFVSRFMDPAVLTAAVAIAFIASAETLLSAAAVDKMHDGVRTDYNKELRAQGVGNLLCGFAGSLPMTGVIVRSSANVQAGAVTRASAILHGIWILGFVALLPWLLRAIPMASLGAVLVVTGWRLVSLKHAKHLFKDYGLLPVAIWAVTLIMVVATDLLTGVLTGIALTVLELIPNLRRLRLKVREQRDGDAHAIELDGAATFVTLPKLSATLDRVPAGAPVRLDVSKLDAVDHTTAELLRDWFQRRKAAGNPVELRGQRGRIATLAA from the coding sequence ATGACCCAGGCAGCGGCAGAGCGCCCCGGCGTCTCCATACCCTCGATCAAGTTCCTGGGGCGGGATCTCACCGCCTCAATCGTGGTGTTCCTGGTCGCGATGCCGCTGTGCATGGGCATCGCGGTCGCATCAGGCGTTGCGCCCGAAAAGGGACTGATCACGGGTATCATCGGCGGCATCGTGGTCGGCGCCCTCGCCGGCTCGCCGCTGCAGGTCTCCGGCCCGGCGGCCGGACTCGCGGTCATCGTGTTCGAACTGGTTCGCGATCAGGGGCTCTCCGCCCTTGGCCCGATCCTCATCCTTGCCGGCGCGATCCAGGTCGCCGCCGGCATTTTTCGTCTGGGCGGATGGTTTCGGGCGATCAGCCCGGCCGTGGTCCACGGAATGCTTGCTGGCATCGGCGTGCTGATCGTCGTCGGCCAGTTCCACGTGTTGTTCGATGCGCGGCCATTGTCGTCGGGGCCGGAAAACCTCGCCGCCATGCCGGGCCGCCTGCTTGGGCTGTCGTCGGACATCCGTGCGACCGAGCTGGCGTTCATGCTCGCGCTCGTCACCATCATCGCCATGGTCGGCTGGGAGAAGTTCCGCCCGCAATCGCTCCGGCTGCTACCGGGCGCGCTGGTTGGTGTGCTCGCGGCGACGGTGCTGACGCTGATCTTTGGTTTCGACGTGGCCAAGGTGGTCGTGCCTGAGTCGATCGTTGCCGCCATCGCCCCGCCGGAAAGCGGCTTTGTGTCGCGCTTCATGGATCCCGCCGTTCTGACTGCCGCGGTGGCCATCGCTTTCATCGCCTCGGCGGAGACGCTGCTGTCTGCCGCAGCGGTGGACAAGATGCACGATGGCGTGCGCACCGATTACAACAAGGAACTGCGCGCACAGGGCGTGGGCAATCTGTTGTGCGGGTTCGCCGGCTCCTTGCCGATGACCGGCGTGATCGTTCGCAGCTCGGCCAACGTCCAGGCCGGTGCCGTTACGCGCGCCTCGGCAATCCTGCACGGTATCTGGATCCTCGGCTTCGTCGCGCTCCTTCCCTGGCTGCTGCGCGCCATTCCCATGGCGTCGCTTGGCGCCGTGCTGGTGGTGACGGGTTGGCGCCTGGTCAGCCTCAAGCATGCCAAGCATCTGTTCAAGGATTACGGGCTGCTGCCGGTTGCCATCTGGGCCGTGACGCTGATCATGGTTGTCGCAACCGATCTGCTGACGGGCGTTCTCACCGGCATTGCGCTGACTGTCCTGGAACTCATCCCCAACCTGCGCCGCTTGAGGCTGAAGGTGCGCGAGCAGCGTGACGGCGATGCTCATGCAATCGAGCTTGATGGCGCCGCGACGTTCGTGACACTCCCGAAGCTTTCCGCGACGCTGGACCGCGTTCCCGCGGGCGCGCCCGTTCGGCTCGACGTGTCGAAGCTTGACGCGGTGGATCACACTACTGCGGAACTGCTGCGTGACTGGTTCCAGCGTCGCAAGGCAGCCGGCAATCCGGTCGAACTGCGTGGTCAACGTGGCCGGATTGCCACACTCGCCGCATAA
- a CDS encoding TorF family putative porin translates to MTLLKYFPALALAMLALPAAAQDEEPPKAVTVSGSVGLVSDYRFRGVSQTDENLAVQGGLTIAHESGVYIGTWGSNLAGWGTFGGANMELDLIAGYKATFNDVSVDVGATWYMYPGGFDNTDFIEPYVKVSSTLGPAALTVGLAYAPKQEALGAWYLNGASAAEGIYDDPGDKNDNIYVWVDGAAAVPNTPITLKGHIGFSNGNEGLGPFATSVSPTGEYIDWLIGADLAIPNTPLTLGVAYVDTNLSSRDTAYIQPSFSKGQDGTGSIADSTVLFSLTAAF, encoded by the coding sequence ATGACGTTACTGAAATATTTTCCCGCCCTCGCCCTGGCGATGCTGGCGCTTCCCGCCGCCGCACAGGATGAAGAGCCACCCAAGGCCGTAACGGTGAGCGGCAGTGTCGGACTGGTATCCGACTATCGCTTCCGCGGCGTCTCCCAAACTGACGAGAACCTTGCCGTGCAGGGCGGCCTCACCATCGCGCATGAAAGCGGCGTGTATATCGGCACCTGGGGGTCGAACCTGGCCGGCTGGGGCACGTTCGGCGGTGCCAACATGGAGCTCGATCTGATCGCTGGCTACAAGGCCACGTTCAACGATGTGTCCGTCGACGTTGGCGCCACCTGGTACATGTATCCGGGCGGTTTCGACAACACCGACTTCATCGAGCCTTACGTCAAGGTTTCCAGCACGCTCGGCCCGGCTGCGCTGACGGTGGGTCTCGCCTATGCGCCAAAGCAGGAGGCGCTCGGTGCCTGGTATCTGAACGGCGCATCGGCGGCGGAAGGCATCTATGACGATCCGGGCGACAAGAACGACAATATCTACGTTTGGGTCGACGGCGCAGCTGCCGTGCCGAACACGCCGATCACGCTGAAGGGCCATATCGGCTTCTCCAACGGCAATGAGGGACTGGGGCCGTTTGCGACCAGCGTGTCGCCCACCGGCGAATATATCGACTGGCTGATCGGCGCAGACCTCGCCATCCCCAACACGCCGCTGACGCTGGGTGTCGCCTATGTCGACACCAATCTCAGCAGCCGGGATACGGCCTATATCCAGCCAAGCTTCAGCAAGGGCCAGGATGGCACGGGTTCGATCGCGGACAGCACGGTCCTCTTCTCGTTGACCGCTGCATTCTGA
- a CDS encoding tetratricopeptide repeat protein, producing MSAAEKEAVQAFRRDVVEPSMTKLVIIDFWAEWCGPCKALAPVLEKVAAAYADKGVVLAKVDTDKNQFIASQFQVRSIPTVYAMFQGQLVADLTNARTESQLRATLDQLLRQLPIEGDAQAQEAELEPLIAMGEQVLGEGDVERALSIFDQLFEMAPDHPAVLSGRIRALVAAGAHEEAEAALQDLPEDVTGRPDLERARSALALARSAPQVSDLAPLEAAVAANPGDLQARFDLANAQMAAGDRDAAADGFLAITAQDRDWNEGAARQQLLKLFEVVGLEDPWVSAQRRRLSAILFG from the coding sequence ATGAGTGCCGCGGAAAAGGAAGCCGTTCAGGCGTTCCGCCGCGACGTGGTCGAACCGTCGATGACGAAGCTGGTCATCATCGATTTCTGGGCCGAATGGTGTGGCCCGTGCAAGGCACTCGCCCCAGTGCTCGAAAAGGTCGCGGCCGCTTACGCCGACAAGGGCGTCGTGCTCGCCAAGGTCGATACGGACAAGAACCAGTTCATCGCGTCGCAATTCCAGGTCCGCTCGATCCCCACCGTTTACGCGATGTTCCAGGGCCAGTTGGTTGCCGACCTGACCAACGCCCGTACCGAATCCCAGCTGCGCGCCACGCTTGATCAATTGCTGCGCCAATTGCCGATTGAAGGCGATGCACAGGCGCAGGAGGCAGAACTCGAGCCGCTGATCGCGATGGGCGAGCAGGTGCTCGGCGAAGGTGACGTGGAGCGCGCGCTGTCGATCTTCGACCAGCTGTTTGAAATGGCGCCTGATCATCCGGCGGTACTGTCCGGCCGGATCCGGGCGCTGGTGGCAGCCGGCGCCCATGAGGAAGCGGAAGCTGCCCTTCAGGATCTGCCCGAGGATGTCACTGGCCGCCCCGATCTCGAACGGGCCCGTTCTGCGCTGGCGCTCGCCCGATCCGCGCCGCAGGTGAGCGATCTCGCTCCGCTGGAGGCCGCCGTGGCGGCAAACCCTGGCGATCTCCAGGCGCGCTTCGATCTGGCCAATGCGCAGATGGCGGCTGGCGACCGGGATGCGGCCGCCGATGGCTTCCTCGCGATCACCGCGCAGGATCGCGATTGGAACGAGGGCGCTGCCCGCCAGCAGTTGCTGAAGCTCTTTGAAGTGGTCGGGCTGGAGGATCCCTGGGTGTCGGCCCAGCGTCGTCGCCTGTCCGCCATTCTGTTCGGATGA
- a CDS encoding LON peptidase substrate-binding domain-containing protein — MTRLSIFPLPGALLFPGMHLPLHIFEPRYRAMVSDAMARDRRIGMIQPRIMEAGAGDRPALYDIGCVGRIAEIEMLDDGRSNLVLEGLSLFRVLRELDVSTLFRQVEAELVPAGEPETLSLGARASLEMEARRFAENQGYAVDWEAVSRLDDQSLVNGIAQIAPFDVAAKQALLEAEGITIRADLIVQLMQFFGRHDGDDRVTLQ; from the coding sequence ATGACGCGCCTATCTATCTTTCCCCTGCCCGGCGCCCTGCTCTTCCCGGGCATGCACCTCCCGCTGCACATCTTCGAGCCCCGCTACCGCGCCATGGTTTCGGACGCGATGGCGCGCGACCGGCGCATTGGCATGATCCAACCGCGCATCATGGAGGCAGGGGCCGGCGACCGGCCGGCACTCTACGACATCGGCTGCGTGGGTCGCATCGCCGAAATCGAGATGCTGGATGATGGCCGGTCCAATCTGGTGCTGGAGGGTCTGTCGCTTTTCCGGGTGCTGCGCGAGCTGGATGTAAGCACGCTGTTCCGCCAGGTGGAGGCGGAGCTTGTACCCGCCGGCGAACCCGAAACCCTCTCGCTCGGCGCGCGCGCATCGCTCGAAATGGAGGCGCGCCGCTTCGCCGAGAACCAAGGTTATGCGGTGGATTGGGAGGCCGTGTCCCGACTGGACGACCAGAGCCTCGTGAACGGGATCGCGCAGATTGCGCCGTTCGACGTTGCGGCCAAACAGGCCCTTTTGGAGGCCGAAGGGATCACAATAAGGGCCGATCTGATCGTGCAATTGATGCAGTTCTTCGGCCGCCATGACGGCGACGATCGCGTCACGCTGCAATGA
- a CDS encoding Trm112 family protein yields the protein MTIDPWLLERLVCPVTRTPLAFDSTSNELVSTAAGLAYPIRGGVPVLLIEEARPLAGSTAKDAISPVEPD from the coding sequence ATGACGATCGATCCTTGGTTGCTTGAGCGGCTTGTCTGTCCCGTCACGCGGACGCCGCTCGCCTTCGACAGCACGTCGAACGAATTGGTATCGACCGCAGCGGGCCTCGCCTACCCTATCCGAGGTGGCGTTCCGGTGCTGCTGATCGAGGAAGCGCGCCCGCTTGCCGGCAGTACGGCGAAAGACGCAATATCCCCCGTTGAGCCGGACTGA